From Pseudomonas sp. StFLB209, a single genomic window includes:
- a CDS encoding XRE family transcriptional regulator produces the protein MNETIGKRIKRLRTAAKMSQAQLAQACGWKSQSRVGNYEADSREPSFADIEAIATALQIDKSQLLLDMRALQPGGGLTNLPAPAKTSAADLVTQMLVRHGKNLDEQARKKIADAVRDTADEVSAGNVIQADFSGLKATPDEIVIRQYDIRGSMGHGQIPPDYKEVIRNLIISEDVLREKGVTYTSRHSLAMITGWGQSMEGTINDKDPVIVDRGVNEFIGDGVYVITWHDMLYIKRLQVFDAERFWLISDNEKHKDQQARIEDVTIHAKVLLVWNAKKV, from the coding sequence ATGAACGAAACCATCGGAAAACGCATCAAGCGTCTCAGAACGGCCGCAAAGATGTCGCAGGCTCAGCTTGCGCAAGCCTGCGGCTGGAAATCGCAATCACGGGTGGGCAACTATGAGGCTGACTCGCGCGAGCCCTCGTTTGCCGATATCGAGGCCATTGCCACGGCCCTGCAAATCGACAAATCGCAGCTGTTGCTGGATATGCGCGCGCTGCAGCCGGGTGGGGGCCTGACCAACCTGCCAGCGCCTGCCAAGACTTCTGCCGCTGATCTGGTGACCCAGATGCTGGTCAGGCACGGCAAGAACCTCGACGAGCAAGCGCGCAAGAAGATCGCTGACGCAGTGCGCGACACTGCAGATGAAGTGAGTGCCGGCAATGTGATCCAGGCTGATTTTTCCGGGTTGAAGGCCACGCCGGACGAAATCGTGATTCGTCAGTACGACATACGCGGCTCGATGGGGCACGGCCAAATACCGCCAGATTACAAAGAGGTCATCCGCAACCTGATCATCAGCGAAGATGTGTTGCGTGAAAAGGGCGTGACCTACACCTCCAGGCACTCTCTGGCGATGATCACTGGCTGGGGCCAGAGCATGGAAGGCACGATCAACGACAAAGACCCGGTCATTGTGGATCGTGGCGTCAATGAGTTCATCGGCGACGGCGTGTACGTGATCACCTGGCACGACATGCTGTACATCAAACGCCTGCAGGTGTTCGATGCTGAGCGGTTCTGGCTGATCTCGGACAACGAGAAGCACAAGGACCAGCAAGCCCGTATCGAAGACGTGACCATTCACGCCAAAGTGCTGCTGGTCTGGAATGCCAAAAAGGTCTGA
- a CDS encoding DUF1654 domain-containing protein, producing the protein MTKQNTPEARVMSEVERLGLRIAEMINSPRAQERCAALIHRLDTDTDQAWEAVMELLAETDGINMTFQDDGGVLLEWVKPTDEDRIVEQAEVETVEAAPF; encoded by the coding sequence ATGACCAAGCAGAACACGCCTGAAGCACGGGTAATGAGCGAGGTAGAACGGCTGGGGTTGCGTATCGCAGAGATGATCAATTCACCCAGAGCCCAGGAACGCTGTGCCGCGCTGATCCACCGGCTGGACACAGACACGGATCAGGCATGGGAGGCGGTCATGGAGCTTTTGGCGGAAACCGACGGGATCAATATGACCTTTCAGGATGACGGGGGCGTGCTGCTGGAATGGGTCAAGCCGACCGATGAGGATCGGATAGTGGAGCAGGCAGAGGTCGAGACCGTCGAAGCAGCGCCTTTCTGA
- a CDS encoding Com family DNA-binding transcriptional regulator, giving the protein MQMLKDCRCGKCNRLLARVGGFTELQIKCSRCGTLNHVKATSLEKAPLSEQSAASPCDLNSAQHQSSR; this is encoded by the coding sequence ATGCAGATGCTTAAAGATTGCAGATGCGGTAAGTGCAACAGACTTCTCGCCCGTGTGGGCGGTTTTACCGAACTCCAGATCAAATGTTCCCGCTGTGGAACGTTGAATCATGTGAAGGCCACGAGCCTCGAGAAAGCGCCTTTGAGCGAGCAAAGCGCGGCCAGTCCGTGCGATTTGAATTCCGCTCAACATCAATCATCGAGGTGA
- a CDS encoding glycoside hydrolase family 24 protein: MARIDAIQAGGINVLAFLDMLAWSEGTSTIKASDDGYNVLVGGTLFSDYSAHPGMLVDLPRYRIKSSAAGRYQFLARTWNAIVRNYGFKGRFIPEAQDLAAIKLLIECGAMPCIKAGDIKTAIARAAPIWASLPGAGYGQREHKLASLLQIYAAERAREDASEADLLAMYSACGGVLI, encoded by the coding sequence ATGGCACGAATTGACGCAATACAGGCCGGCGGCATTAACGTCCTGGCGTTCCTCGACATGCTCGCCTGGTCGGAGGGTACTTCCACCATCAAGGCCTCTGACGATGGCTACAACGTGCTGGTCGGCGGCACGCTGTTCAGCGACTACAGCGCGCACCCTGGGATGCTGGTCGACCTGCCGCGCTACCGGATCAAATCCAGCGCAGCCGGCCGTTACCAGTTTTTGGCACGCACCTGGAACGCCATTGTGCGCAACTACGGCTTCAAGGGCCGGTTTATTCCCGAGGCTCAGGATCTGGCCGCGATCAAGCTGCTGATCGAGTGCGGCGCGATGCCGTGCATCAAGGCCGGTGACATCAAGACGGCTATCGCCAGGGCCGCGCCGATCTGGGCCAGTTTGCCCGGCGCCGGTTATGGCCAGCGAGAGCACAAGCTTGCCAGCCTGCTGCAGATTTACGCTGCCGAGCGGGCTCGGGAAGACGCATCGGAGGCGGATCTGTTGGCCATGTATTCTGCTTGCGGCGGGGTGCTGATATGA
- a CDS encoding DUF1353 domain-containing protein, with amino-acid sequence MTGRFPDPLVLQAYARGEWVLMHDFRYQSADGETYTAPKYFITDLASTPWIVRPLLTGIEDRACGVIHDLLYCVNQLSRAVCDALFYEMLLVAGADQRRAGLMHWGLRVGGGARYSACAGGMKVEDLAFELMSEAERMAWRARLKPKDMRAPS; translated from the coding sequence ATGACCGGCCGCTTCCCTGATCCTTTGGTACTGCAGGCCTACGCCAGAGGCGAGTGGGTGCTGATGCACGACTTCCGCTACCAGTCGGCTGACGGCGAGACCTACACAGCGCCGAAATACTTCATCACCGATCTGGCGTCCACACCCTGGATTGTCAGGCCATTGCTGACCGGAATTGAAGATCGTGCATGCGGTGTGATCCATGATCTTCTTTATTGCGTAAATCAGTTGTCCCGAGCTGTATGCGATGCACTGTTTTACGAAATGCTGCTCGTGGCCGGTGCCGATCAGCGTCGGGCGGGCCTGATGCACTGGGGATTGAGGGTCGGCGGGGGGGCGCGCTATAGCGCTTGCGCAGGCGGGATGAAAGTTGAGGATCTGGCGTTTGAGCTGATGAGCGAGGCTGAGAGGATGGCGTGGCGGGCGAGGCTCAAACCGAAAGACATGAGAGCCCCAAGTTGA
- a CDS encoding helix-turn-helix domain-containing protein encodes MNGIGRRLKYERIRLGFTQAQFGSVGGVATNAQAHYESGVRVPRADYFAGVAAAGADVMYVLSGGRSRPCGVALPEHERFFIESYRSLPGSGKHLIHQLLEMLCDERFVRCLMCHVQHVGSCGYDTQNAMSPD; translated from the coding sequence ATGAACGGCATCGGCAGGCGATTGAAATATGAGCGCATCAGGCTTGGCTTTACTCAGGCCCAATTCGGGTCCGTCGGTGGTGTGGCAACTAACGCACAAGCGCACTACGAAAGCGGTGTGAGAGTACCTCGAGCAGATTATTTTGCGGGTGTCGCGGCAGCGGGCGCGGATGTCATGTATGTGTTATCAGGCGGTCGCTCCAGACCCTGCGGGGTAGCTCTGCCTGAGCATGAGCGCTTTTTCATTGAAAGCTATAGATCGCTGCCTGGTAGTGGGAAGCATCTGATTCACCAGCTGCTTGAGATGCTTTGTGATGAGCGCTTCGTTCGGTGCTTGATGTGTCATGTTCAGCACGTTGGCTCTTGTGGGTATGACACTCAAAATGCAATGTCGCCTGACTGA
- a CDS encoding DUF3142 domain-containing protein, with amino-acid sequence MQTWPWLLLSCLLATEPGHAAVDASHYDQFWLWAGVDQQPVLQHANTLYVLQGQISQSRRDPQVHFIAQGPGVARLPQKQLWIVYRAHTLRWPDTVYRQLLAQVERWRRAGNPVVGVQIDFDARTRHLDEYVTFLRDLRQRLPADYRLSITGLMDWSSNADTSVIGQLNGVIDEVVVQTYQGRHSIPDYGAYLPRLSRLGLPFKVGLIQGGEWQEPDFLQDSPWFKGYVVFLQNP; translated from the coding sequence ATGCAAACCTGGCCCTGGCTGCTGCTCAGTTGCCTACTGGCGACTGAGCCCGGCCATGCGGCGGTAGACGCCAGCCACTACGACCAGTTCTGGCTATGGGCCGGCGTCGACCAGCAGCCGGTGCTGCAACACGCCAATACGCTCTACGTGCTGCAAGGCCAGATCAGCCAGTCACGCCGCGACCCGCAGGTGCACTTCATCGCTCAAGGGCCGGGCGTGGCCCGCTTGCCGCAAAAACAGCTGTGGATCGTCTACCGCGCCCACACCCTGCGCTGGCCCGACACCGTATATCGCCAGTTGCTCGCTCAGGTCGAGCGCTGGCGCAGGGCCGGCAACCCGGTGGTCGGCGTCCAGATCGACTTCGACGCCCGCACCCGCCACCTCGACGAATACGTGACCTTCCTGCGCGACCTGCGCCAGCGCCTGCCGGCCGACTACCGCCTGAGCATCACCGGCCTGATGGACTGGAGCAGCAACGCCGACACCAGCGTGATTGGCCAACTCAACGGCGTGATCGACGAAGTCGTGGTCCAGACCTACCAGGGCCGCCACAGCATCCCCGACTACGGCGCTTACCTGCCGCGCCTGAGCCGCCTGGGCCTGCCGTTCAAGGTCGGCCTGATCCAGGGTGGCGAATGGCAAGAGCCGGATTTTTTACAAGACAGTCCCTGGTTCAAGGGTTACGTGGTATTCCTGCAGAACCCATAA
- a CDS encoding outer membrane assembly lipoprotein YfiO has translation MHMRLLIALTVTVGCAFSLQAQASSDDSCYPRWSLIKDNLEPCSNLTFLSPGNDSQINLRLLLADKGVLPPSPQPLQALDLEQGYGQVPFPVYRLRPEATPADAQPTSQAVDPLAAPLQRLGLSRPATTAGQEFLQGEGSRCRSNDQASATAFISAVLNSPELTDNERKALADSRLQMLGACSWDPDQQTSLLPGNLASSEAQAFALYLGAAADFYSGRFDAAASGFARLADSRQPWLNQTAAYMSARTLLNQVQETGFTEYGEIDPDRLDLALLGRADQAFQQYLAQWPQGDYAASARGLLRRVHWLAGNDDKLADEYVWQLTQASDAQRNASLDGLINEIDIKLLINRAHTLQEPLLLAVIDLMSMREQARPGLSLEDLQAQQPVFANDPAIYDYLLAAHAFYVQDNPAKALEHLPQPPAAGDTLSYLSFSQQMLRGLALQARQDFKGAQQTWLAILPMAKAPLQREQLELALSMSYEHDEQLSGVFAADSPIQSRQVRNILLSHVADAQLLREQTLNGLDTSERNLALFVLLYKDLLRGRYADFAQDLKRLPEPLPKEQLGYGLGYVYQQGPSLELFQWQGDKAESGYSCPSIAQTAAALQADSKDPQALNCLGEFILRNRLDSMPLDQRRDADTLGGSAPGFAGEVFSRLDGYRQVIDNPKAGRDDKAYALFRAINCYAPSGYNSCGGQEVEPATRKAWFRQLKGSYASTQWGKTLQYYW, from the coding sequence ATGCACATGCGGTTGTTGATTGCCCTGACAGTGACTGTCGGCTGCGCGTTTTCCCTTCAAGCCCAGGCCAGCAGCGACGACTCCTGCTACCCGCGCTGGTCGTTGATCAAGGACAATCTGGAGCCGTGCAGCAACCTGACCTTTCTCAGCCCTGGCAACGATAGCCAGATCAACCTGCGCCTGTTGCTGGCCGACAAAGGCGTGCTGCCGCCAAGCCCGCAGCCGTTGCAAGCCCTCGACCTGGAACAAGGCTACGGTCAGGTGCCATTCCCGGTTTACCGGCTCAGGCCAGAAGCGACGCCTGCCGACGCACAACCAACCAGCCAGGCTGTCGACCCCTTGGCTGCACCACTGCAACGACTGGGCCTGAGCCGACCGGCAACAACCGCCGGGCAGGAGTTTCTGCAAGGTGAAGGCAGCCGTTGCCGCAGTAACGATCAGGCCAGCGCCACGGCCTTCATTAGCGCCGTGCTGAACAGCCCCGAACTGACAGACAACGAGCGCAAGGCACTGGCCGACAGCCGTCTGCAAATGCTCGGTGCCTGCAGTTGGGATCCGGACCAGCAAACGAGCCTGCTACCGGGCAACCTGGCATCCAGTGAGGCACAGGCATTTGCTCTCTACCTGGGTGCAGCAGCGGACTTCTACAGTGGTCGTTTTGATGCAGCCGCCAGCGGATTCGCCCGCCTGGCCGACAGCCGCCAGCCATGGCTGAACCAGACCGCTGCCTACATGAGTGCTCGCACCCTGCTCAACCAGGTGCAAGAAACGGGCTTCACTGAGTACGGTGAAATCGACCCTGATCGCCTGGACCTGGCCTTGCTGGGTCGCGCTGACCAGGCGTTCCAGCAATACCTGGCCCAATGGCCGCAAGGTGATTACGCGGCATCAGCGCGCGGCTTGCTGCGCCGCGTACACTGGCTGGCCGGTAACGACGACAAGCTGGCTGACGAATATGTCTGGCAGTTGACCCAAGCCAGCGACGCACAGCGCAACGCCAGCCTGGATGGTTTGATCAACGAGATCGATATCAAGTTACTCATCAACCGTGCCCATACGCTGCAAGAACCTCTGCTGCTGGCGGTCATTGACCTGATGAGCATGCGCGAACAGGCCCGTCCCGGCCTGTCGCTGGAAGATCTGCAGGCCCAGCAGCCGGTATTTGCCAACGATCCGGCCATCTATGACTACCTGCTGGCCGCCCACGCATTTTATGTGCAAGACAATCCAGCGAAGGCACTGGAGCACTTGCCGCAGCCACCTGCCGCAGGCGACACCCTGAGTTATCTGAGCTTCAGCCAGCAAATGCTGCGCGGCCTGGCCTTGCAAGCTCGCCAGGACTTCAAGGGTGCACAACAGACGTGGCTCGCCATCCTGCCGATGGCCAAGGCGCCGCTGCAACGCGAGCAACTGGAGCTGGCCCTGTCGATGAGCTACGAGCACGACGAGCAACTGTCCGGCGTGTTTGCCGCCGACTCGCCGATCCAATCCCGGCAAGTGCGTAACATCCTGCTCAGCCATGTGGCCGATGCGCAACTGCTGCGCGAGCAGACCCTGAACGGGCTGGACACCAGCGAACGCAACCTGGCGCTGTTCGTGCTGCTCTACAAAGACCTGCTGCGCGGTCGCTATGCCGACTTCGCACAAGACCTCAAACGCTTGCCTGAACCGCTGCCCAAAGAGCAATTGGGCTACGGCCTGGGCTACGTCTACCAGCAAGGTCCATCATTGGAACTTTTCCAGTGGCAAGGCGACAAGGCCGAGTCTGGCTACAGCTGCCCGAGCATCGCTCAGACCGCTGCCGCCTTGCAGGCTGATAGCAAAGACCCTCAGGCGCTCAATTGCCTGGGCGAGTTCATCTTGCGCAACCGCCTCGACAGCATGCCGCTGGATCAGCGCCGCGATGCCGACACCCTAGGAGGCAGCGCACCGGGCTTTGCCGGCGAGGTGTTCTCGCGGCTCGACGGCTATCGCCAGGTGATCGACAACCCCAAGGCAGGCCGTGACGACAAAGCCTATGCGCTGTTTCGCGCCATCAACTGCTATGCACCTTCGGGTTACAACAGCTGTGGCGGCCAGGAAGTCGAGCCGGCCACCCGCAAAGCCTGGTTCCGCCAGCTCAAAGGCAGCTACGCCAGCACTCAGTGGGGCAAAACCCTGCAGTATTACTGGTAA
- a CDS encoding cytochrome b, whose protein sequence is MAASSIARYTAKARWLHWLMALLVVLAYGLILCRSEFSRFSEYRMMVVQGHYLTGILLLGLAFFRLAERRRHAPPAITPPLHNRLRVASRVTHYLMYGFLFVQPILGMLTVLVEKGELPILFTGLAIPWPLPTSGRTAEYFEDLHKLFASLFYYLVGLHIAAALWHHFIRKDDTLSRML, encoded by the coding sequence GTGGCCGCTTCGTCAATCGCACGCTATACCGCAAAGGCCCGCTGGCTCCATTGGCTCATGGCACTGCTGGTTGTCCTGGCTTATGGCCTGATTCTGTGCCGCAGTGAGTTCAGCCGCTTTTCCGAATACCGCATGATGGTGGTGCAAGGGCATTACCTGACCGGCATCCTGTTGCTGGGCCTAGCGTTCTTTCGCCTGGCCGAACGACGCCGTCATGCGCCGCCAGCCATTACCCCGCCCCTGCACAACAGATTACGCGTGGCCTCCCGAGTGACGCATTACCTGATGTACGGGTTCCTGTTCGTGCAGCCGATATTGGGCATGCTCACCGTACTGGTAGAAAAAGGCGAACTGCCGATCCTGTTCACCGGGCTGGCCATCCCTTGGCCGCTGCCGACCTCGGGACGTACCGCCGAGTATTTTGAAGACCTGCACAAGCTGTTCGCCTCGCTGTTTTACTACCTGGTCGGCCTGCACATTGCCGCCGCGCTCTGGCATCACTTCATCCGCAAGGACGACACCCTCAGCAGAATGCTGTGA
- a CDS encoding endonuclease/exonuclease/phosphatase family protein, translated as MTRAHTPVGQLQPVSANLSLNVLTMNMHMGFGFLNRRFILPELREAVRSVSADVVFLQEVHGEHQRHASRVKDWPSISQYEFLADSMWSSYAYGRNAVYPHGDHGNALLSKYPILRHENLDVSIHGTEERGLLHCVLDVAHHGQMHAICVHLGLREKHREAQIRLLAQLVKGLPDGEPVIVAGDFNDWRLRADALLAGTGLREVFVQHTGAPARSFPARWPLLRLDRIYVANATTRRPQVLSHRPWSHLSDHAPLAVEVSL; from the coding sequence TTGACCCGAGCCCATACGCCCGTCGGCCAATTGCAGCCGGTATCGGCCAACCTCTCACTGAATGTACTGACCATGAATATGCATATGGGCTTTGGCTTTTTGAATCGGCGCTTCATCCTTCCCGAACTGCGTGAGGCCGTGCGCAGCGTGTCGGCCGATGTAGTGTTTCTGCAGGAAGTGCACGGTGAGCACCAGCGCCATGCCAGCCGGGTCAAGGACTGGCCGAGCATCTCGCAGTACGAGTTCCTGGCCGACAGTATGTGGAGCAGCTACGCCTATGGCCGTAATGCGGTTTACCCGCATGGCGATCACGGTAACGCACTGCTTTCCAAATACCCGATCCTGCGCCACGAGAATCTCGACGTGTCCATTCATGGCACTGAAGAGCGCGGTCTGCTGCATTGTGTGCTTGATGTTGCACACCATGGCCAGATGCATGCGATCTGCGTGCATCTGGGCCTGCGTGAGAAGCACCGTGAGGCGCAGATCCGGCTGCTCGCGCAGCTGGTCAAGGGCCTGCCGGACGGTGAGCCGGTCATTGTGGCCGGCGACTTCAACGACTGGCGCCTGCGTGCCGATGCGCTGCTGGCCGGCACCGGGTTGCGCGAAGTGTTCGTCCAGCACACAGGGGCGCCGGCGCGCAGTTTCCCGGCGCGCTGGCCGCTGCTGCGGCTGGACCGGATCTATGTCGCCAACGCCACGACCCGGCGGCCGCAGGTGTTGAGCCATCGGCCCTGGTCTCATCTGTCCGATCATGCACCGCTGGCGGTGGAGGTGAGCTTATGA
- the clsB gene encoding cardiolipin synthase ClsB encodes MKQGQWRDGNSVELLINGEDFFTAVFQAIRSARRQVLVETFIIFEDRIGEGLQQALIEAAGNGAQVVVTVDDYGTCDLSSAFVKQMIDAGIHIQLFDPQPRLLGMRTNLFRRLHRKVVVIDGELGFIGGINYSVDHMTETGLTAKQDYAVRVRGPIIADIHRSALGMLSAAVRERLAPVPLRLEQAGHARMLLAERDNRQHTTDIEEQYLQAIRAANSRITLANAYFFPSYRFLRELRNAARRGVKVTLILQGKPDMPFVRVCSRLTYTYLLRDGVVIHEYKQRALHGKVALIDHEWSTVGSSNLDPLSLALNLEANLFIRDAPLNQQLQEHLLGLAAAHSVPITLKGAARGQWWRAPMIFLCFHFLRHFPAIAGLFPVHGMRLKPLRAADVMPEARVVEERQQAAHELSNSEKSS; translated from the coding sequence ATGAAACAAGGGCAATGGCGTGACGGTAACTCGGTTGAGTTGCTGATCAATGGCGAGGATTTCTTTACCGCCGTATTCCAGGCCATCCGCTCGGCACGCCGTCAGGTGCTGGTCGAGACCTTCATCATTTTTGAAGACCGGATTGGCGAAGGCTTGCAGCAGGCGCTGATCGAAGCGGCGGGTAATGGCGCACAGGTGGTGGTCACCGTGGATGACTACGGCACCTGTGATCTGAGTTCAGCGTTCGTCAAGCAAATGATCGATGCGGGTATTCATATCCAGTTGTTCGACCCGCAACCGCGTTTGCTGGGCATGCGCACCAATCTGTTTCGCCGTCTGCATCGCAAGGTGGTGGTGATCGATGGTGAGCTCGGCTTTATTGGCGGGATCAACTACAGCGTCGATCACATGACTGAAACCGGGCTGACTGCCAAGCAGGATTATGCGGTGCGGGTCCGTGGGCCGATCATTGCCGATATCCACCGCAGCGCCTTGGGCATGCTCAGCGCGGCGGTGCGTGAGCGGTTGGCGCCGGTGCCGCTGCGCCTCGAGCAGGCCGGCCATGCCCGGATGTTGTTGGCTGAACGGGACAACCGTCAGCACACCACCGACATTGAAGAGCAATATTTGCAGGCGATCAGGGCCGCCAATTCGCGGATCACCCTGGCCAATGCCTACTTCTTTCCCAGCTATCGGTTCTTGCGCGAGTTACGTAACGCCGCGCGACGCGGGGTCAAGGTCACCCTGATTCTGCAAGGCAAGCCGGACATGCCGTTCGTACGGGTCTGCTCAAGGCTGACCTACACCTACCTGTTGCGCGACGGGGTGGTGATCCACGAATACAAGCAGCGCGCGCTGCATGGCAAGGTGGCGCTGATCGACCATGAGTGGTCGACTGTGGGCTCCAGTAACCTCGACCCGCTGAGCCTGGCGTTGAATCTGGAAGCCAATTTGTTCATCCGTGATGCGCCACTCAATCAGCAGTTGCAGGAGCATCTGCTTGGGCTGGCGGCTGCCCACAGCGTGCCGATCACCCTCAAAGGGGCGGCGCGTGGCCAGTGGTGGAGGGCGCCGATGATTTTTCTGTGCTTCCACTTCCTGCGCCACTTTCCGGCCATCGCCGGGCTGTTTCCGGTGCACGGCATGCGCCTCAAGCCCCTGCGTGCGGCGGACGTGATGCCCGAGGCGCGGGTTGTTGAAGAGCGACAACAGGCGGCCCATGAGCTGTCCAATTCGGAGAAATCGTCATGA
- a CDS encoding lysylphosphatidylglycerol synthase domain-containing protein, with protein MSQAGAAASETQSSKWLWAKRLLNVFFIVLIPVLLFLLVKNLDWQEVMQALRSYKASTLFIAVLVAACSYLVYCGFDILARFYTRHRLSIAQVVPVTFVCYAFNLNLSSWVGGIALRYRLYSRLGLDVPTITRVLSLSLITNWLGYMLLAGLVFALGFLELPPEWAIGSTSLQLIGVALLILCAAYLAACRFSKRRCWTIRGQEIVLPTLSQALIQASLGALNWSLMALVIYTLLPDKAFYPAILGVLLISSIAGVITHIPAGLGVLETVFMTLLAHQFSKGTLLAALIGYRAIYFLLPLLLAVVVYLVLEKRAKRLGQKNRQALDAQ; from the coding sequence ATGAGCCAGGCTGGCGCTGCTGCATCCGAAACCCAATCAAGCAAATGGCTGTGGGCCAAACGCTTGCTCAATGTGTTTTTCATCGTACTGATCCCGGTGTTGCTGTTTCTGCTGGTCAAGAACCTTGATTGGCAGGAGGTCATGCAGGCTTTGCGCTCCTACAAGGCCAGTACCTTGTTCATCGCCGTGCTGGTGGCGGCCTGCAGCTACCTGGTCTACTGCGGCTTTGACATCCTGGCGCGCTTTTACACCCGGCATCGGCTGAGCATTGCCCAGGTCGTGCCGGTCACCTTCGTGTGCTACGCGTTCAACCTCAACCTCAGTTCCTGGGTAGGCGGCATTGCCTTGCGCTATCGGTTGTACTCGCGGCTGGGGCTGGATGTGCCGACCATCACCCGCGTTCTCAGCCTGAGCCTGATTACCAACTGGCTGGGCTATATGCTGCTGGCAGGTCTGGTATTCGCCTTGGGCTTTCTTGAGTTGCCGCCGGAGTGGGCGATTGGCAGCACGAGCTTGCAGCTGATAGGCGTGGCGCTGCTGATCCTGTGCGCGGCTTATCTGGCGGCTTGCCGGTTTTCCAAGCGCCGGTGCTGGACCATTCGCGGCCAGGAGATTGTCTTGCCGACCCTGAGTCAGGCGCTGATCCAGGCCAGCCTGGGTGCCTTGAACTGGTCGCTGATGGCGCTGGTGATTTACACCCTGCTGCCGGACAAAGCGTTTTACCCGGCAATTCTGGGTGTGTTGCTGATCAGCAGCATTGCCGGGGTAATTACCCACATCCCGGCCGGGCTCGGTGTGCTGGAAACCGTATTCATGACCCTGTTGGCGCACCAGTTTTCCAAAGGTACCTTGCTGGCGGCGCTGATCGGCTACCGGGCAATTTACTTTTTGCTGCCGCTGCTGTTGGCGGTGGTGGTGTACCTGGTGCTGGAAAAGCGCGCCAAGCGCCTGGGTCAGAAAAATCGCCAGGCGCTGGATGCTCAGTAG